In Carassius gibelio isolate Cgi1373 ecotype wild population from Czech Republic chromosome B19, carGib1.2-hapl.c, whole genome shotgun sequence, one DNA window encodes the following:
- the LOC127978574 gene encoding ras-related protein Rab-5A — MANRGGATRPNGSNAGNKICQFKLVLLGESAVGKSSLVLRFVKGQFHEFQESTIGAAFLTQTVCLDDTTVKFEIWDTAGQERYHSLAPMYYRGAQAAIVVYDITNEESFARAKNWVKELQRQASPNIVIALSGNKADLANKRAVDFQDAQSYADDNSLLFMETSAKTSMNVNEIFMAIAKRLPKNEPQAAGASSGRSRGVDLTETAQPTKAPCCSN; from the exons ATGGCCAATAGGGGAGGAGCAACACGCCCCAACGGGTCCAACGCGGGCAATAAGATCTGCCAGTTTAAACTGGTCTTGCTCGGAGAATCGGCTGTGGGAAAGTCCAGCCTCGTACTGCGCTTCGTCAAAGGGCAGTTTCATGAGTTTCAGGAAAGCACAATAGGAG CGGCCTTCCTTACACAGACGGTGTGCTTGGATGACACAACGGTAAAGTTTGAGATTTGGGACACAGCCGGACAGGAGCGCTACCACAGTTTGGCCCCCATGTATTATAGAGGTGCCCAGGCTGCCATTGTAGTTTATGACATCACCAATGAG GAGTCGTTTGCAAGAGCAAAGAACTGGGTTAAGGAGCTTCAGAGGCAGGCCAGTCCAAATATCGTCATCGCACTGTCTGGGAACAAAGCTGACCTTGCCAACAAGAGAGCAGTGGACTTCCAG GATGCTCAGTCTTATGCAGACGACAACAGTTTGTTGTTCATGGAGACGTCAGCAAAGACTTCCATGAATGTTAATGAGATCTTCATGGCCATTG CGAAAAGGTTGCCTAAGAATGAGCCCCAAGCCGCCGGAGCCAGCAGTGGGCGGAGTAGGGGCGTGGACCTCACGGAGACAGCCCAACCCACTAAGGCCCCCTGCTGCAGcaactaa